The DNA segment AATCCGAGTATTAAAACAGAGAGTGGTACAGCATCAgtaagtgatttaaaaatattgttggCTGTAGTTGTGGCGGTAGGGGTATTGACAATTACATAACTAGTCTGAGTTGGCAGGGATGGATTATTGACCAAACCTGGGCAAAGAAGTTCACTATTGAGTGCTTTCAATTCCTTTTTGTCTAGGTGCTCTGGAGAGGTGCAGAGTATTTCATCTGTCACTATGTTCTTACTTAATTTTTGTATCCATTGCTGTAGTCCAACCAGGTCACAGGAACAATCCCAGGGGTTGTCTTCAAGGTCAATCTGGGTTAGTAAATCAAGGTCATCCAAGATATTACTTACAGGTAGATGGGTAAACTGGTTTGTCTTAAGGTTTATTCTCGTTagaggaactcctgaaaaaatatGTGGTGGCAAAACTTGTAGGAGGTTGTTATTTAAATAAAGGACTTTAAGTTTAGGCATTGGATTGAAGGTTCCAGGTAATATTTCCTTAACACCATTGTATTCAAGGTATAAGTACTCAAGATTATGGAGACCAAGGAACATACCTCCACTTAATTTGGTCAGATGGTTACCATTCAGATACAGCTTTTGCAATCTTGTTAAGTTCATAAATGATCCTTCTTCAAGAACCTCAATACGATTGTTTCCCAAGTGAAGCATTTCCAGAGTGAAGTATTCTGCTAGGTCATATTTCATTAATGTATGAATGATATTCCCTGCGAGAATAAGCTTTCTAGGATTTTGTGGAGGAGGTTTTAGATCTGATAAGCTTTCAATATTGCGCTCTTGACAGTGTATTAGAAGTCCAGACGGGGACAGTACTTTGCAGTTACAAGGAATAGGACAGTAGGGTCCCGGGAGTTGAGTGGATGGCTTTGTAATATAAGGTATTAAACCTGGTGCTTTGGTGGGTGATTTTAAAAGAGATGTGGTCTTGGTTGACCTGCGACCGTCACTTATTGAAGATGTTACTGCCAGGTGTAATGATCCTGAGGGATCCTCATGTTCTTCATACACTGGTGGAGTGGGGCAAATTGATTCCTTTTTCAGCCGGCTTAGAATGCTTCCTTTGAAAAACGGAGGGCTGTTGCACACAACATCACCAATTACAGTCTGTGGGGGCATGTTTTCCAACCACAGTTTTAACTGTAATAAGTCACAATTGCAGGCCCATTTATTGTCCTCCAGCTGGAGATCCAGTATTCGGCCAATGTGTTCTAAAAAACCAACATAAGGCAATGTTTGTAATTGATTGCCACGTAGATCTAGATGGGTTAGAGGAACGAATCGAAATACGTTTGGAGGAAGACTCTCAATAGcattgtcatttaaaattaacACTTTAAGTCTGTTGAGTTTGCTAAAGGCACTTGGTTCAATCACTGTAATAAAATTGTTATCTGCTTGTAAGAATTCCAGGTTTTCCAGTCCATGGAAGGTATCTTCTTTAAGAATTTCTAAAGAATTGTGATTGATATGAAGCTTCTTAAGGAGGCCAAGGCCATTAAATGCACCAGTCTCAATATCTGCAATATTGTTAAATCCAAGGTGTATTGAGATAGCATTGGTAAGCCCAGAAAAGTCATTTGCGTGAAGCATGGTCAAGCCATTATTTAATAAACTCAGGTGGAAAGGCCGTGATGCTGGCACACTTATTTGGGATAACTTCTTGATATCTTTCTCTTCACAATTTATGAGCATTGTGCCATCTTTTTCCTCACAATTGCAAAGAGAATCACAAGAACCTCTGGCTGAGGCCGAGGCTCTTGGAAACTGGGACTGTGAAGACATACAGGCAAGGAGAGATGAATACAAGAGATGCATCCAGAGCTTCATGTTGTCATGTGATTGATCtgattctgtaaaataaaaagcaatagcAATGGACTTTAGTGGGAAGAAGCAGGGAGAAGAAGATGAAGCtgacattttcaaaatgataGGGTttcctctaaaaagcaaaatatggatTATTCTGAACAGATAAATACATTTCTGTGTccacattttctttgcttttttatgaaTATTACGACCGAcaggtttattttacttttaacttgcattgtaatcaaattttaaaatttaagtcgAAGAGATTTTAGAATATATCAGTTTGTGTTCACATCTACCAAATAATCAGCATTTTAAGATACATGAGTGGTGCTAGCTAAATAGAACATCGATACTCTGCTGTGATGCAAAGGTATATATTTGAGAAGACCCTGACTTTTTTATTAAACCTCAAACTAGATGACTCTAAGTCTGAAGGATTACAATAAAAAACTATGTAGGCTTTAGCtaaaagcacagagaactatagggGATTTAAAATGATAGAAGGAATGTACGTATGAACGCAACATATCCTTTACATAGTTTTATTTTGCACTGATATCACAATATAGCATCAAAAAACTGTCTGTTTAAACTGCTTTAATTTTAGGTCAAgatacttatttttcattatttatttaagcCTTGAGTAAAATATGTCTCTAGTAATGAAGtagaattttattaaataattttattttaactgcTGCCTATGGCAGTTGTACAATCCTAGGAGTATCAGATATATATGTTTAAGGGTGTCCATTCAAATTTCACTTGAGTCGCACTTTTTACTGAATTTCTAGAGGTAGGATACTTACTGCTACTTTTAATTCTACCATggataaatttaatataaaaactaaagaaaaaatttggTCTTTAACATGCATTCGTggctattagaaaagaaataaacaatgcCTCTTAAAAACTTCTAGCAAATGACGTACTAATGAGGTCTTGAACCAGGCTTTAGGGCACTGCATGTCATCACATAATTAAGCAGCTGATCTCCTTTATTATAAGGTTTAATGTTGCAAACAAACTCTGAAACAAACTTCactatatcaaaatatttaaagagatctctaattagataaatttaaaaaaaaatggcagttcAGGATAACAACATCACATATTCAACTCcttaaaaatttaatacatgcatctaaaacagcaatttttttttttacaaaaagattCTAACTCTAAAATGACAGCAATGGTATGGAAAATACTTTGAACTCTAATGCATCTAATTTTATtcccttcctttaaaaattgcacctaaaatttatattttaaaaaaaggaaaggtaaacATCACATTCTTATATCTATTTGACTTTTGGAAAtgatattgcttttatttttctggatgcAGCATGAGCAATAACTTGAATGCAATTAAAATTCACAATCACATGAAACATCCCAAAACCCAATCAATAATCCTGAAAATAAACTATCATTCCATAAAAAGACATTGTTTTACTGAAAACACATTTAGCATGACATTTCTGAGAAGTAAAAGGCAACCAAAGACATGGAACAATAGAGCACTTTCCTATATAAAGGAAAAGTTAGCAGACTGAATGTTTCCACAGGAACATAGTTTGATTTTAAACAGCTCTGAGGGCTGTGCTTAGATTCAAGCAGCTTGAAGTTGGAGTCTTCAACTTGTGGATTAGCTTCCACAAATACTGAAACTACTTCTCCATAGATTAC comes from the Sus scrofa isolate TJ Tabasco breed Duroc chromosome 11, Sscrofa11.1, whole genome shotgun sequence genome and includes:
- the SLITRK6 gene encoding SLIT and NTRK-like protein 6 isoform X1; this translates as MYRRKSSCALQITSGSLCFTESDQSHDNMKLWMHLLYSSLLACMSSQSQFPRASASARGSCDSLCNCEEKDGTMLINCEEKDIKKLSQISVPASRPFHLSLLNNGLTMLHANDFSGLTNAISIHLGFNNIADIETGAFNGLGLLKKLHINHNSLEILKEDTFHGLENLEFLQADNNFITVIEPSAFSKLNRLKVLILNDNAIESLPPNVFRFVPLTHLDLRGNQLQTLPYVGFLEHIGRILDLQLEDNKWACNCDLLQLKLWLENMPPQTVIGDVVCNSPPFFKGSILSRLKKESICPTPPVYEEHEDPSGSLHLAVTSSISDGRRSTKTTSLLKSPTKAPGLIPYITKPSTQLPGPYCPIPCNCKVLSPSGLLIHCQERNIESLSDLKPPPQNPRKLILAGNIIHTLMKYDLAEYFTLEMLHLGNNRIEVLEEGSFMNLTRLQKLYLNGNHLTKLSGGMFLGLHNLEYLYLEYNGVKEILPGTFNPMPKLKVLYLNNNLLQVLPPHIFSGVPLTRINLKTNQFTHLPVSNILDDLDLLTQIDLEDNPWDCSCDLVGLQQWIQKLSKNIVTDEILCTSPEHLDKKELKALNSELLCPGLVNNPSLPTQTSYVIVNTPTATTTANNIFKSLTDAVPLSVLILGLLIVFITIVFCAAGIVVLVLHRRRRYKKKQTDEQMRDSSPVHLQYSMYGHKTTHHTTERPTASIYEQHMVSPMVHVYRSPSFGPKHLEEEEERNEKEGSESKHLQRSLLERENHSPLTGSNMKYKTTDQSTEFLSFQDASSLYRNILEKERELQQLGITEYLRKNIAQLQPDMEVHYPGAHEELKLMETLMYSRPRKVLVEQTKNEYFELKANLHAEPDYLEVLEQQT
- the SLITRK6 gene encoding SLIT and NTRK-like protein 6 isoform X2, producing MYRRKSSCALQITSGSLCFTESDQSHDNMKLWMHLLYSSLLACMSSQSQFPRASASARGSCDSLCNCEEKDGTMLINCEEKDIKKLSQISVPASRPFHLSLLNNGLTMLHANDFSGLTNAISIHLGFNNIADIETGAFNGLGLLKKLHINHNSLEILKEDTFHGLENLEFLQADNNFITVIEPSAFSKLNRLKVLILNDNAIESLPPNVFRFVPLTHLDLRGNQLQTLPYVGFLEHIGRILDLQLEDNKWACNCDLLQLKLWLENMPPQTVIGDVVCNSPPFFKGSILSRLKKESICPTPPVYEEHEDPSGSLHLAVTSSISDGRRSTKTTSLLKSPTKAPGLIPYITKPSTQLPGPYCPIPCNCKVLSPSGLLIHCQERNIESLSDLKPPPQNPRKLILAGNIIHTLMKYDLAEYFTLEMLHLGNNRIEVLEEGSFMNLTRLQKLYLNGNHLTKLSGGIVVLVLHRRRRYKKKQTDEQMRDSSPVHLQYSMYGHKTTHHTTERPTASIYEQHMVSPMVHVYRSPSFGPKHLEEEEERNEKEGSESKHLQRSLLERENHSPLTGSNMKYKTTDQSTEFLSFQDASSLYRNILEKERELQQLGITEYLRKNIAQLQPDMEVHYPGAHEELKLMETLMYSRPRKVLVEQTKNEYFELKANLHAEPDYLEVLEQQT